Proteins from a single region of Corylus avellana chromosome ca11, CavTom2PMs-1.0:
- the LOC132166215 gene encoding large ribosomal subunit protein uL13w, translating to MVSGSGICAKRVVVDARHHMLGRLASIVAKELLNGQKVVVLRCEEICISGGLVRQKMKYMRFLRKRMNTKPSHGPIHFRAPAKIFWRTVRGMIPHKTKRGAAALARLKAYEGMPPPYDKVKRMVIPDALKVLRLQKGHKYCLMGRLSSEVGWNHYDTIRELEKKRKERSQVAYERKKQLNKLRVTAEKTAEEKLGSQLDILAPVKY from the exons ATGGTGTCGGGGTCGGGGATCTGCGCGAAGAGGGTGGTGGTTGATGCGCGGCACCATATGCTGGGGCGGCTGGCGTCGATCGTGGCGAAGGAGCTGCTGAACGGGCAGAAGGTGGTGGTGTTGAGGTGCGAGGAGATATGCATCTCCGGAGGCCTTGTTCGCCAGAAGATGAAGTACATGAGGTTCCTCCGCAAGCGCATGAACACTAAACCCTCCCACGGCCCCATCCACTTCCGCGCCCCCGCCAAAATCTTCTGGCGCACGGTCCGCGG GATGATTCCGCATAAGACGAAGCGTGGGGCAGCGGCGCTTGCCAGGTTGAAGGCGTACGAGGGAATGCCTCCACCGTACGATAAGGTCAAGAGGATGGTTATCCCCGATGCTCTAAA GGTGTTGAGGCTTCAGAAGGGGCATAAGTACTGCTTGATGGGCCGTCTCTCATCAGAGGTTGGATGGAACCACTACGACACTATCAGG GAgctggagaagaagagaaaagagcgGTCTCAGGTTGCATATGAGAGGAAGAAGCAGCTGAACAAACTTAGGGTGACGGCTGAGAAGACTGCTGAGGAAAAGCTTGGCTCCCAACTAGACATCCTTGCTCCGGTTAAGTACTGA
- the LOC132166053 gene encoding BTB/POZ domain-containing protein At5g48800 yields MDRSDKQQQLSLAKCARQRCNEEWIFRDVPSDITIEVSGGTFHLHKFPLVSRSGRIRKLVAEHRDSDMSRVELLNLPGGAESFELAAKFCYGINFEITSMNVAQLCCVSDYLEMTEEFSKDNLNSRAEEYIESIVCKNLEICVEVLQQCENLLPLADELKIVSRCIDAIASKACAEQIASSFSRLEYSSSGRLNMNRQAKRDEDWWIEDISVLRIDLYQRVMTAMKCRGVRPESIGASLVGYAQKELTKKSSLWNPSSQAKADFLSGSNGHEKLVVETIVSLLPVEKLAVPITFLFGLLRSAVMLDCTVACRLDLERRIGSQLDIATLDDLLIPSFRNAGDTLFDVDTVHRILVNFSQQDDSEDDMEDASVFESDSPHSPSQSALFKVAKLVDNYLAEIAPDANLKLAKFMVIAEALPTHARTVHDGLYRAIDIYLKAHQGLPEFDRKKLCKMIDFQKLSQEAGAHAAQNERLPLQSIVQVLYFEQIRLRNSLSCSYGDDDHKPMHQSWRISSGALSAAMSPRDNYASLRRENRELKLELARLRMRLNDLEKEHVCMKRDMEKSNSRKFMSSFSKKIGKLGFFGHSSSRGSSSPSKYSHRTDSKVIERTCASTE; encoded by the exons ATGGACCGAAGTGACAAGCAGCAGCAGCTGTCGTTGGCCAAGTGCGCGCGGCAGCGATGCAATGAAGAATG GATTTTTCGAGATGTTCCAAGTGATATTACCATAGAAGTGAGTGGAGGGACGTTTCATTTACATAAG TTCCCTCTTGTCTCTCGAAGTGGGCGAATCCGAAAATTAGTTGCAGAACATAGGGATTCTGATATGTCAAGGGTAGAGCTTCTTAATTTACCAGGAGGTGCAGAGTCCTTTGAGTTGGCAGCAAAATTCTGTTATGGAATCAACTTCGAAATTACATCTATGAATGTTGCTCAGCTGTGCTGTGTTTCTGATTACCTTGAAATGACTGAAGAGTTTTCAAAAGATAATCTTAATTCTCGTGCTGAAGAATATATTGAGAGTATTGTTTGCAAGAACCTTGAAATATGTGTTGAGGTTTTGCAACAATGTGAAAACCTGCTCCCTCTTGCAGATGAGCTGAAAATAGTTAGCCGTTGCATAGATGCAATAGCCTCAAAGGCTTGTGCAGAGCAAATTGCTTCAAGCTTCTCACGCTTAGAGTACAGCAGCTCAGGAAGGCTTAACATGAACAGGCAAGCGAAGCGTGACGAGGACTGGTGGATAGAAGATATATCTGTTCTGCGGATTGACTTGTATCAAAGAGTCATGACGGCAATGAAGTGCCGTGGGGTCCGTCCTGAGAGTATTGGTGCATCCCTCGTTGGTTATGCCCAGAAGGAGTTGACAAAGAAATCCAGCTTATGGAATCCATCTAGCCAGGCAAAAGCTGATTTTCTTTCAGGTTCAAATGGGCATGAAAAACTTGTGGTTGAGACAATTGTCAGCCTCTTACCTGTTGAGAAACTTGCTGTTCCAATCACATTCCTTTTTGGACTTTTGCGAAGTGCAGTTATGCTTGATTGTACAGTTGCTTGTAGGCTTGATCTGGAGAGGAGGATTGGGTCCCAGTTGGATATTGCTACACTTGATGATCTTCTGATACCTTCTTTTAGGAATGCAGGCGATACCTTATTTGATGTTGATACAGTTCATAGAATTTTGGTAAATTTCTCACAGCAAGATGATAGTGAAGATGATATGGAAGATGCCTCTGTTTTTGAATCTGATAGTCCTCATTCACCTTCCCAATCTGCCTTGTTCAAAGTTGCAAAATTAGTGGATAATTACCTTGCCGAAATTGCTCCTGACGCAAATCTCAAGCTTGCTAAGTTCATGGTCATTGCAGAGGCTTTGCCGACACATGCACGCACCGTTCATGATGGCTTGTATCGAGCCATTGATATTTACCTGAAG GCACATCAAGGTTTACCAGAGTTTGACCGGAAGAAGCTATGCAAAATGATTGATTTCCAAAAGCTCTCGCAGGAAGCTGGTGCACATGCTGCACAAAATGAGCGCCTCCCTCTCCAATCTATTGTACAAGTGCTCTACTTTGAGCAAATAAGGCTTCGAAATTCCTTGAGCTGTTCGTATGGAGATGACGACCACAAGCCAATGCACCAGTCATGGCGGATCAGCAGTGGTGCGCTAAGTGCAGCAATGTCTCCACGAGACAACTATGCATCATTGAGACGAGAAAATCGTGAGCTAAAACTTGAGCTAGCGAGGTTGCGGATGAGGCTAAATGATCTGGAGAAAGAACATGTTTGTATGAAAAGGGATATGGAGAAGTCCAATTCTCGTAAGTTTATGAGTTCTTTCTCAAAGAAAATTGGTAAACTGGGCTTCTTTGGACATAGTTCTTCGAGGGGATCAAGTTCTCCATCAAAGTATTCGCATAGAACAGACTCTAAGGTTATTGAGAGAACATGTGCAAGCACAGAATAG
- the LOC132165743 gene encoding cytochrome b5-like, translating to MGGGERKVYTLPEVAEHNSPKDCWLVIFGRVYNVTKFLEDHPGGDDVLLSATGKDATNDFEDVGHSSSAKAMMDEYYVGDIDSSTIPTKVTYTAPKQPHYNPDKTPQFIIKLLQFLVPLVILGLAVGIRFYTKSA from the exons ATGGGTGGTGGAGAGCGCAAGGTCTACACTCTACCTGAGGTTGCTGAGCACAACAGCCCCAAGGACTGCTGGCTTGTCATTTTCGGCAGG GTATATAATGTGACAAAGTTCTTGGAGGACCATCCTGGTGGTGATGATGTCTTGTTATCTGCAACAG GAAAGGATGCAACTAATGATTTTGAGGATGTTGGCCACAGTAGCAGTGCAAAAGCCATGATGGATGAATACTATGTAGGAGATATTGATTCATCAACCATCCCCACCAAGGTCACATACACTGCTCCCAAACAGCCTCACTACAATCCGGATAAGACGCCGCAGTTTATTATCAAGCTCCTCCAGTTTCTAGTTCCCCTTGTAATCTTGGGTTTGGCTGTTGGCATTCGCTTCTATACCAAATCTGCATAA
- the LOC132165854 gene encoding cytochrome b5, seed isoform-like, whose amino-acid sequence MGLSIICLEQVYNVTKFLEDHPGGDDVLLSATGKDATNDFEDVGHSSSAKAMMDEYYVGDIDSSTIPTKVTYTAPKQPHYNPDKTPQFIIKLLQFLVPLVILGLAVGIRFYTKSA is encoded by the exons ATGGGACTGTCGATTATTTG CCTGGAACAGGTATATAATGTGACAAAGTTCTTGGAGGACCATCCTGGTGGTGATGATGTCTTGTTGTCTGCAACAG GAAAGGATGCAACTAATGATTTTGAGGATGTTGGCCACAGTAGCAGTGCAAAAGCCATGATGGACGAATACTACGTAGGAGATATTGATTCATCAACCATCCCCACCAAGGTCACATACACTGCTCCCAAACAGCCTCACTACAATCCGGATAAGACGCCGCAGTTTATTATCAAGCTCCTCCAGTTTCTAGTTCCCCTTGTAATCTTGGGTTTGGCTGTTGGCATTCGCTTCTATACCAAATCTGCATAA